acttaacttgtcgatatccaacatctaagttatttacacttcacgttcttacttataaatcactttactatttttcgaatgttgtcaaaaagaatagatttcttaagtcacagtggacctcataacatagacccgtaatgatatcataatgtatctgataaatcaatcatttgatattatcttctaattcaatcgataaacatattgaacaaatacgttcatgtaaagtattatacgtttaatactttattaatattctcaagttataatatatatatatacatatatatacatatttatttatatataacggttcgtgaatcgtcggaatttggtcgaggttataatgaatgtatgaacacaatttaaaattcttgagatttaacttaacaaactttgcttatcgtgtcggaataatataaagataaagtttaaatttggttggaaatttccggattgtcacaaGTACTGTCTAATCAATATCACTTTAGCATGTGACACACGTGGGATCAACTGTAAGCGAAGACATATGTTGTGTTGGGACTTGATTGTgtgaaataatataaaaaaaatttcaaacaaAAACAAGGGAGTAATGTATTATTTTTGTAATTCAATTATATTTACAAAAATTTGTAGACTAAATGGGTATGTTATTATTCATATATGTTAAATCCGATTTGAAATTCACAAGTAACGCTAACATAACTTGCAAAACAAACGtaaatacttatatatttaaaaaataataaataacatTAAACCTGATTAACGGCCAATAAACTAGTTTCAGCCACTCATCAACTGTCAGATCTAAAACTCGTCAGGAAAGTCTTTACTGGAAGTGATCAAATCAGTACGCCTTGCCCTAATGAATGTTAGTATTACATAGAGCCTATAACATACATTAATATTCGTATCGTTTTACATTGTTCTCATTAAATTTTAAGGTGGATTTGAGATACATAGAATAATATATGAATTTTAGTGGTTAACAAGTATATCTTTAAATATGTGTAACCATCACAACATAGATATTTCAGTTTGGTTTCTATGGACTAAATATCGTGTTCTCTTCGTTCAGGTTTTTTCGTGGTGAGTTGTTTGTTCTCATCGGATTCCTTTCCCGACCTCCTTTCTACATCTTGGTGAAGCACCACTCGGTCCGGATGAATCATTGGTAGTGTTCTTAGTTCATTCGACACTTGGACTTGCTTCCGCATTCTCTTGCTCGACGGGTTTGCCTTTTGTTTCGAAGATTTCATACATCCCTCCATCTGTTTAGCCATGTTAGGGCTTCGTGAGGGCTTTGAGATGATCTTCATTTTCATCGGATTGTCACAAGTTCACACCATCAATGCAAGTCAGTGATATACTTTCTAATGAATTACTCGGTTCGTGTTGTGCGAAGACATGGTTTTTGTTGTTTTTAATTATTCATTGGTGCTTGTGTGATGTATATGGTTCAAGGTTGTTAGGGTTTACATTTTTTAAAAACATGTTAAGAGTCATTGACGAGAGTCCAAAACATGTAAAACCACTTACCCGATCATATCTAGAACACCTGCTCTTGGACATAGCGAGATTGTGCCCCAGATTTACATTAATGGTTTGCTCAAATAGATAGTTGGATGTAATCCATCACACGTATTATGGCTTGATTAATTTTGTAACTAATTAGGTAGTTGGACCTATTTTAATTTAAATTCCTTCTGTTGAAAAAAAAATTCTGAATTTATAATTtctaaatataaaaaatataaaaaacaaattAGAAAAATGTGTAGATTTTAAAGTGAATAATGTTGTGACGTGTATATGGAATGGAGCCACCAAACGCggcttttgtttttatttattgtccTTTTGCTAACACCCTGTAATAATAATCttacaaagaaaaaaaaaaaccattTTCCCTTTTTCCTTTACTAGTTTCACCTGTCATTGTATTCTTCGTATACTTATAGTGTTTACATTTCAGCATTATAATACTCCACATTTTAAATTCAGTAAAAAGTATAAAGCAGGAGGTGCAAGGTGCAGTTGTTTCAGAAAACTTTCAATGAATCAACACAACAAACCCTTTAGTGGGATTAAAAAAGATATACATGGAAGATTGCAATGTTATAAACAAGATTGGGTTGGTGCTCTATGTTCTGGAGCTAGGTACTTACTTATATTAAGTTACATTGTGGTACAACAAGTGTATAGTATAATAATTTGAGTGTTTATTTTAGATCTTGTGctaatatattttaatttttaaggatATTGGCTCCAACAGCATATATCTTCTTTGCTTCTGCTCTGCCAGTAATTGCATTTGGTGAGCAGCTGAATAGGGACACAGGTAGTAACAACTCTATCATTATGtttttcattttcattaaaattaaatCAGTATGTTAAAAAAGTTTCTTGCTTTATTTGATATGATCTTCCATTGTGTGGTTTGGTCTGGATTCAAATTTGTGGAAATCTGAatgttaattattgttattatttttttttttttttgttggtggGTAGATGGAACTTTAAGTTCGGTCGAAACGCTTACTTCTACTGCGATTTGTGGAATTATACATGCGATTTTCGGTGGGCAGCCTCTTTTAATATTAGGAGTTGCTGAACCTACTGTGATTATGTACAATTACTTGTATGGTTTTGCTAAAGGAAGGCCAGAATTAGGGAAAGAATTGTTTCTAGCATGGGTTGGATGGTATGCACACTTtacattcaatataatatttatttaatttaatatacaaatttaTAATATTGATAAGGATTTTTCTAACTACAGCCCTTAGAGCTGTCGTTAATGTGCATTAGTATGTTGTACAAAGCTGTTAATGCTGACTTTTACGTGGTGTTTATTAAAAAGTACATTTTTTTTTGTTGCACTTTAACAGCACTCGGTGTTGTCGTTAGAAAAATCCTATTTATGAATATTGAGTTTTTATAATAACATCTTTATTTACTAAACTATCTTTGTACTAGGGTCTGTTTCTGGACTGCGATAATGCTGTGTGTTCTTGCTGTACTAAACGCTTGCACACTCATCACACGATTTACAAGGGTTGCAGGGGAGCTTTTTGGCATGCTTATTTCAGTGCTTTTTATGCAAGAGGCAGTTCGGGTACTCATATGCAAATTGTTTatcatgttttttttttcttttccatttttctttcattttactaattgaattgtgtttgaaacttAGGGAGTAATTAGTGAATTTCGTGTTCCAAAAGGAGAAAACAATACAGCAGAGCAGTACCAGTTTCAGTGGCTATATACGAACGGGCTACTCGCAGTTATCTTCTCTTTTGGTGTACTTATTACTTCTATGAAGAGTCGAGGTGCTAGGTCTTGGCGTTATGGTACAGGGTGGTTACGAAGTTTTATAGCGGATTATGGGGTCCCACTTATGGTGTTGGTTTGGACAGCGTTATCTTACGCCAAGCCATCCGAACTTCCTCATGATGTCCCTAGGAGACTTTTTTGTCCTCTACCTTGGGAGGCTGGTTCGTTATCCCATTGGACAGTCATCAAGGTATAAAACTGTTCTGTAAATAACATTGCGAAAGACACATTTTGAGTTACACatggcaatttcaacccatttaatACTGAATGGGTTGATTTGGGTCCTCCACAATCATATTTAATGAAATAATTAATTTTTTGTAATCATATACCATACTGTTGTATTTAAAATATAGGCATTTTGGATAAAAAGTGTTTTTCGCCAACACAAACTGACTCAAACAATACCAGAAGTACCCATTTGGACCAACCTGCCCATTTCCTACAACTGTGCATAAGCTTCCGCATATTAAATTGTATTTCGTGAACATTTTGATTGGATAATGATATAAAACTGAACTGTAATCTGACTACAGGATATGGTAAAGGTTCCAGCACTTCACGTTTTTAGTGCCGTAATACCAGCTATGATGATAGCAGCCTTGTACTTTTTTGATCATAGTGTAGCTGCACAAATGGCACAACAGAAGGAATTCAACCTTAAAAATCCGTCTGCTTATCATTATGATGTGTTTTTGCTTGGCCTCATGGTAGGTTGTTAAAATTTACATTCCATTTACAAATATTTccgttattcttttttttttttgttaatatcGTATCTCCTCATTTCACCTTTGTTAATTCAGACTTTGATGTGTGGTTTAATTGGCGTCCCACCTTCAAACGGCGTTCTCCCACAATCACCTATGCACACAAGGAGTCTTTCGGTTCTCAAGAGACAGGTTACACACGCATAATAAAGTTGCTATCTTCTgttgacatatttaaatatataaatttaattaatttaaagttggttcttatttttatttttaaacgaTAGATGATGCGAAAGAAGATGGTTAAGTGTGCCAAGGAAGGCATAAAGCTAGAAGCAAGCAACTCAGAAATCTTTTGCAGGATGCATGACGTTTTCGTTGAAATGGAACCACATTCAAATGTATGCTCTTTTTAATAACACTCAAATaatgttattaatcattttaaattattatttagttaAGTAAATCTTTGCCTGCAGAGTGTTGTTGATAAGGAGTTGGAGAACTTAAAAGAAGTTGTAATGAATGGTGATGACGGTGGAGATACAAAGGGAAAATTTGACCCCGAAAAGCATATCGAGGCTTACTTGCCTGTTCGAGTCAACGAGCAACGTGTTACTAATCTGCTGCAATCAATTATGGTAGGATTTGCAGTTTTCGCTATTCCTGCTATTAGAATGATACCAACCTCAGTTCTATGGGGATACTTTGCTTACATGTCGATCGATAGTCTTCCCGGCAATCAATTTTGGGAGCGATTGTTGCTATTTTTCATCCCTGCTGGTCGACGTTTCAAGTAAGACAATCTTATACTGTTGATAATTAAATCAATAGGATTTCGCTAACGAGTTAACACACTTAGAACACTTGTACTAGTAGGTAACCACCACCATAAAGTTAATAACCAACCGCTACAAGTGTTTTAAGTGTGATAAcgacaacccttagggttgtcattagcaaaatccttattaataatatgatcgaGTTCATCTGAATTTACGTTATTATGGTTTGTTTTGGGGACAGAGTGTTGGAATCACTTCATGCTTCATACGTGGAATCGGTACCGTTCAAATATATAACGATGTTTACTGCGTTTCAACTGGTGTATTTCTTGATTTGTTATGGAATTACATGGATTCCAACGGGCGGGATTTTGTTTCCGCTGCCATTTTTCTTGCTCATACCGATTAGAGAACATTTTCTTCCGAAAGTGTTTCCACCTGAACATCTTCAGGAACTTGATGCATCTGAGTACGAAGAATTCATCGGGCGCCCCGTTCAAAGCATGAGTCTTTCACGGGTACGTTATTTTAGAGTTGATTTAATTTTACTACATTTAGTGTTGCAGAAAACTCAGAATTACTCGTCGAGTTCTCGGTTTTTGCAACCCGGGATTattcggtcaaacttggtcaaaactcGGAATTACTCGGAAATCTGGCAACAAATCGGAATTACTCGGAAAATCGGTCAAAAGTATTTCAATatcagtcaaagtcaaacttggtcaaacttggtcaaactcggcCAAAACTCGGAATTATTTGGAAGATCAGTCTATATTCGGCAACAAATCGGAATTATTCGGAAAATCGGTCAAAATTAtgtcaaaatcagtcaaagtcaaatttggtcaaactCTGTCAAAACTCGGAATTGCTCGGAAAATCAGTCAAAATTCGGCAAAATATAGGATTTACTCGGGGAAATCGGTCAAAACTAtgtcaaaatcagtcaaagtcGAACTTGGTCAAACTCTTCCAAAACTAGGAATTACTCAGAAGATCAGTCAAAATTCCGTAAAAATTGGAATTACTCGAAAAATCAGTCAAAAGTCTGTCAacatcaaagtcaaacttggtcaacatcggaGTACTCTCCGAGttgccgagtactccctaaaaagtcccaACCGAGTACCGCCCGAGTAGCAATAACCTGGTACAATATTATATTTTTGCCTGAGATTTAAAAGTATGGATGGATGTTGAAATGTGTATGAACAGAGGGAAGGATCTGAAGACGAAATCATGGTGAATGATTTTGAAATTGATTCAGCAGAGTTACTCGATGAAATGACAACCCGCAGAGGCGAGCTCAAGTTACGAAGCTTCAACGATCGACAGTTTCATGCTAATGCTGAGATACTCGATGAAATGACAACTCGAAGAGGCGAGTTGAAGCTAAGATCGAGCTTCAATGATCGGTTTCGTGTTAGTGCAGATGAAATGATGACCCGTAGAGGCGAGTTGAAGTTAAGATCGAGCTTCAATGATAGACTACTACATGTTAGTAACTTTCAATTGTCATACGAAACTACATATAAGGGTGCAAAATTGGGCGGGTCGGGCTGGTAGCTTTAATTGGATCAAAATTGCCACCTATATATAGCTACAATAATAACTAACACAAGTGCAACTTTTGTTACAGGTTAAGCCACGAAATGATTCACCAGCGTAAACAAGAGAAAAGTTGCAGCAAATTATTGATTCATATGTATAAATGACTATTTACAATTCGTTAGTTAATGTAAGTCGATCTGGTTGACAGAGTTGAAAAGTCGAAACCATTTTAGCATGAAGACTAGGTGAACATTTACTAATTACTAATCGAAACTAGAAAGCAAATGAACGTTGTAATGAATTTGCTATCGTTTGCAGATTTTTAATTTTTCACTTGAATTTGCTATGTTTTTAAGCTGTTGTGTTATACAAGAAAATATACACCATCTCAGCATATTACTAAAAGTGACTACTCCTAATCATAGCAAATTCTGCAATGCCTTCGTCATGTGTAGGTCTTACAACGGGTCAACATGTTCCTGGTTTGTTCAAAGAATATCACGAATTTATCAACTGAATTCAGTATGACTTCTGTGAATCAACTTTTTACCAGCAAATACTTATACGCAGAAATCGAATTAACAGTCAATTAATCTTCCAAGATATGATCATACAAATTTCATTTATCATTACCATAAACTCAAAGTTAGCTATAACATCATGATTGAACTAATACGTATTAACATCAAGGAGCAACTAGTAATCAAATAGAAACTAAGTACATGAGTAATAGGGAAGTGTTGTTTGACTCAATTATAGACATATAATCCATGAAACGGAACAGTGCAGCTTACAACAGATCAATAAGAACAACAGTACCGCCATAACCGAATTAAAACTCGGAACGATCTGGAGCGATAGTAACTAGCATTCTAGATGAAGTTTTATCAGGCGTTTCATCAACAGGATCTCCCTCATCATCACTAACTTCATCTGCAGGCATTGGCACCGATATGACAtcactaattccatgaatcacaaTCCAATCGCTATAGAACATATCCGGAAAAGTAACTGAAATTTCGTTCACATTAAAACTACCACCAGATTTGTTAATTTTGACTTTGAATCCATTCAAATACGTGTCAAACGTAGTTCCGTCATCCACATTAATCAAATCTCTCCATGAAACTTTACACGGCAACACATGTCGATGAAACAGTGACTGATAATCAGGAAACCTACCGGAGTAATCAACCATTACTTCATCACTAGGAGCAAAAATAGTCAACGCAGGGTGACTTTGAAATCCTAGCAATTGTAAATTGAGAAATGAAGCAATTACAGAGTAGCCTCTAGAGATTAACACATTAGCTCCATCATGAAACGAGAAATTACTGTTCGCATCACCTCCAAACGACGCCGTACAGTGATCTAACCGTGCAATCGGCACCGATGAATCAGGAACGGTGAAATTTGGATCGAAAAAGGTCTCGATACCGTACACGATCAACGATCCGTCATCGAAAATCGGCGATCCAATAACTTTTACTTCGTTGATTGAGATTTCATCGGAGGATGACGGAGTAGTGACGGTGAGGAAAGTGGCGGTATCGACGGTCGGAATTTTAGTACCGAAAGGAAGAGAACGGATGCTGGAGAGAGAGAACGCCATCGGAGAGAAGTGGAGCTGAAGTAAGTTGAGAGACGGTTGGCCTTGGTCGGCGAAGGAGGAATCCGGTGGTGTGAAGATTGTAGCGGCGTTGTGGTGAGATAATAAGACGTCGGCGACGAGATTTAGGGTTAAGGACATTGCGACATAGCCGGAATTGGAGAGAGTGTCGGCGGCGTTAGCTAGTGTTTCCGACGGAAGTGCGGTGGCTTGACGGAATGTAGCTATGAAGATAACTGCTGCAAAAATCATGGTGAATTTGAAATTTGGAGCCATTGATACAGCACACAGAGAAGTTCTTTTTTTTGTTGGCAACAAATAGATGGCTTAGCCCAATTACAAAACAAGGCTGTATCAAGATCTTTATACTAACACATTAGAAGGCCCAATAGAAAAATAAATGAGGGGGCGTGACATCTAATATAACGACGTACAACAAAATCTGAAAATTAGGCATCACTGCATCTACTTCACAATTTTTATTGAATTCGTTTAGCGTTCTTCTTAGCGAGCCAAATGTTCCATAACATTGTGGGACCAACTAAGTGACTAACCATCAAAATTTTGCCGCATTAAACCACATTCCtcaaattatttttttttgaacggcaattttttggcatcagtagatcatttatttcaatgccCCTCATCATATgaacgtaacacacacgttcaggCGGAAACCTGAACCCGATCGAcgttacccgggaacacatccattcgggtagCGGTCCGGGTAGAGGTCCGAAACTCCGAATCCGGTAAAACATCCCTAtaaaccattattggtgttcaattagtTTAAGGAAAATTATGTCATCCCTAAAGATCGAACACCTCTCCCTATctaatgacacaaagtacatgggggaACCGTTAGGCTATCCCCAGTCTAGTGAAAACGGGTTAACCCATCTAATATTTCACCACCGAAATAAAGCCGATCAAATTAAACAAGCCCAATGCCAATAGTGCACCATATGGTAAACAATTTCTTCTAACCAATAGCGTATTAATTTATGCTCATATCAAAATAAGTCAAAGTCGGGGTTCCCCATAAGTCCTGACCGAGTACTCCatgagtagcgatttttgcaaccttgctaCAATATTATATTTTTGTCTGAGTTTTTTAAGGTATGGATGTTGGAATTGTGTATGAACAGAGGGAAAGATCTGATGAAGAAATCATGGTGAATGATTTTGAAATTGATTCAGCAGAGTTACTCCATGAAATGACAACCCGCAGAGGCGAGTTCACGGTACAAAGCTTCAATGATCGACAGTTTCATTCTAATGCTGAGATACTTGATGAAATGACAACTCGAAGAGAACTGAAGGTAACATCGAGCTTCAGTGATCTGTTTCGTGTAAGCGCAGATGAAAAGATGACCCGTAGAAGTGAGTTGAAGTTAAGATCGAGTTTCAACGATAGGCTATTACATGTTAGTAACTCTCCTTTGTCATATCAAACTACATTTAAGGGTGCAAATTGGGCGGGTCAGGCTGGTTGCTTTATGGATGCTAACACAACTGCAACGTTTGTTGCAGGTTAAGCCACGAAACGATTCACCAGCGTAGACAAGATAAAATTTGCAGCAACTATTGATTCGTATGTATAAATGACTACTCACGATTATTTGGTTTAACGATCGATTTGGTAGAACAGAGTTGGAAGCCGAAACCATTTTAGCATGAACATGATAAGTGGTAAACATTTACTAATTACTAATCGAAACTAGAAAGCAAATGAACTTTGTAATGAATTTGCTATGTCGTTAGACTCGTTTTCAGTTTTCTAAATTTGCCCTTGAATCCGCTATGTTTACCGGCTGTTGTATCATACAGGAAAATATACATCATCTCACTAGTAGAGACTACTCCTAAGCAACAAAACTTCCCCTAATCCAAATCTTAATAATGTGTTAATTGTAATCATCCAGAAAGAAGCATTTGATCTTGTCTATGTGGGACCCATATAATTCTCATATAATGTCGACCGAAAACTGCAATGCCTTCGTCATGTGTAGCTCTTACAACGGGTCATCATGCTTGTTGATGTTCCTGGTTTGTTCAAACTTGTTAAGCTAGTTAACATATTAAGCTCACCTTCTAACCCAATTGTCACTAGCGATTATGAGATGATCTCCATCTCTAACGAGGTGTATATCTTCGATTAAAGCTCCCTCTTTACTCAACACTCTTGTAGGAGAAATCGAAAATTTTTGGGCACCGATGTTTAGTAGGTCTTGGAAGGATTCGGGAAGACGTATAAGTTTTCCTGCTTCGTCGTTTACTTCTGGACAACTAATCGTTATTCTAGCAATTTGATGATGCATTCGGTCCGGTGCACCAAACATAGGTAGTGGTGATGGCATGTAGCCTGTTTCATCTGCATAACATAAGAAACATTAaagtgataataaataaaaattatttgAAGATGATATATTCACTTCGGAAACATATTTTAAAAGGTGGCAATTCTGACCCATACTGTATTAATGGGTCGGTTAGGCTTATGTTCACATGCAATGCGTCAGATGGAAATTCTGACCCATTTGCAGTCTTGCAAAACTCGGAATTACTCGGCGAGTACTCAGTTTTTGCATCTCGGGGAGTACTCGGTGAGAACTAGGTCAAACTTGACCAA
This window of the Rutidosis leptorrhynchoides isolate AG116_Rl617_1_P2 chromosome 7, CSIRO_AGI_Rlap_v1, whole genome shotgun sequence genome carries:
- the LOC139859171 gene encoding putative fasciclin-like arabinogalactan protein 20; translation: MAPNFKFTMIFAAVIFIATFRQATALPSETLANAADTLSNSGYVAMSLTLNLVADVLLSHHNAATIFTPPDSSFADQGQPSLNLLQLHFSPMAFSLSSIRSLPFGTKIPTVDTATFLTVTTPSSSDEISINEVKVIGSPIFDDGSLIVYGIETFFDPNFTVPDSSVPIARLDHCTASFGGDANSNFSFHDGANVLISRGYSVIASFLNLQLLGFQSHPALTIFAPSDEVMVDYSGRFPDYQSLFHRHVLPCKVSWRDLINVDDGTTFDTYLNGFKVKINKSGGSFNVNEISVTFPDMFYSDWIVIHGISDVISVPMPADEVSDDEGDPVDETPDKTSSRMLVTIAPDRSEF
- the LOC139856798 gene encoding probable boron transporter 6, coding for MNQHNKPFSGIKKDIHGRLQCYKQDWVGALCSGARILAPTAYIFFASALPVIAFGEQLNRDTDGTLSSVETLTSTAICGIIHAIFGGQPLLILGVAEPTVIMYNYLYGFAKGRPELGKELFLAWVGWVCFWTAIMLCVLAVLNACTLITRFTRVAGELFGMLISVLFMQEAVRGVISEFRVPKGENNTAEQYQFQWLYTNGLLAVIFSFGVLITSMKSRGARSWRYGTGWLRSFIADYGVPLMVLVWTALSYAKPSELPHDVPRRLFCPLPWEAGSLSHWTVIKDMVKVPALHVFSAVIPAMMIAALYFFDHSVAAQMAQQKEFNLKNPSAYHYDVFLLGLMTLMCGLIGVPPSNGVLPQSPMHTRSLSVLKRQMMRKKMVKCAKEGIKLEASNSEIFCRMHDVFVEMEPHSNSVVDKELENLKEVVMNGDDGGDTKGKFDPEKHIEAYLPVRVNEQRVTNLLQSIMVGFAVFAIPAIRMIPTSVLWGYFAYMSIDSLPGNQFWERLLLFFIPAGRRFKVLESLHASYVESVPFKYITMFTAFQLVYFLICYGITWIPTGGILFPLPFFLLIPIREHFLPKVFPPEHLQELDASEYEEFIGRPVQSMSLSRREGSEDEIMVNDFEIDSAELLDEMTTRRGELKLRSFNDRQFHANAEILDEMTTRRGELKLRSSFNDRFRVSADEMMTRRGELKLRSSFNDRLLHVKPRNDSPA